In one window of Gopherus evgoodei ecotype Sinaloan lineage chromosome 9, rGopEvg1_v1.p, whole genome shotgun sequence DNA:
- the VBP1 gene encoding prefoldin subunit 3 — MAAATSGEICCSEAPAGGKRGHLGIPEAVFVEDVDSFMKQPGNETADVVLKKLDEQYQKYKFMELNLAQKKRRLKSQIPEIKQTLDILKYMQKKKESTNPMETRFLLADNLYCKASVPPTDKVCLWLGANVMLEYDIDEAQALLEKNLSTATRNLESLEEDLDFLRDQFTTTEVNMARVYNWDVKRRNKDDPSKNKA, encoded by the exons ATGGCGGCGGCCACCAGCGGGGAGATTTGTTGCAGCGAGGCGCCCGCGGGCGGAAAACGGGGTCACCTGGGCATCCCCGAGGCCGTGTTCGTG GAGGATGTAGATTCTTTTATGAAACAGCCTGGAAATGAAACTGCAGATGTAGTACTTAAGAAGCTGGATGAACAGTATCAGAAATATAAATTTATGGAACTTAACCTTGCTCAGAAGAAAAGGAG GCTAAAAAGTCAGATTCCTGAAATTAAACAGacattagacattttaaaatatatgcagaagaaaaag GAATCCACAAACCCAATGGAGACCAGGTTTTTATTGGCAGATAACCTCTACTGTAAAGCATCAGTTCCTCCTACGGATAAAGTCTGTTTGTGGTTGGGG GCCAATGTGATGCTTGAATACGACATCGATGAAGCCCAGGCTCTTTTAGAAAAGAATCTGTCAACAGCCACAAGAAATCTTGAGTCTCTAGAGGAAGACCTGGATTTTCTTAGAGATCAGTTCACCACCACAGAAGTTA ATATGGCTAGAGTTTATAATTGGGATGTAAAGAGAAGAAACAAGGATGACCCTTCCAAAAACAAAGCATAG